The DNA sequence TTATTCATCAGCCAATTGTCTTATTAAAAGAGGTTGATAAAAGTACCCCAAAGCTATATCGCGCATTGGTTGAAAAAGAACGATTAAATACAGTTGAATTCGAATGGTTTCGATATACGGCGCAAGGTGAAGAGCTTGTTTATTATCGTATTGAATTAATAAATGCGCATATTATATCAATCTCTCCCTGGACGCCTGCATTAGAAAAAGCGGAGTCAGAATATTTACGTTTTATGGAAAATGTAACACTGGCCTATGAAGGTATTACTTGGAGTTGGGGGCCGGATGGTGATGTTACTTACCAAACCAATTGGCGGGGTGAGCAATAATGTTAAGGCTTTCTGAAAAGCTTAACTTGCTGACTGTCAAAAATGAATCAGCTAAACAGCTTGAATCATTAAATATTGCCACATCGATGCGCAATTATTTACAAAAAATACTCAATACACGTCAGGGTAGTGTACTTATTGCGCCTGATATGGGAATGCCTAAAATTGACCTTAGTGAAGGGATTGTCGAACAAGTTGATAAGCAAAATGTGCTTAATATGATCAAAATCTTACTTGAAAAGTATGATCCCAGAATAGAATCGCTACATACCGAATTAAAAGAAAACCATAATATAACGGTTATTTTGTCATTTCAATTATTGGTGACAACCCGATCAAAACATGTCGTTACTCTCTTTGGAAAATTACAATCTGATAGTACATTTGAACTGGAATTACAATAATGGATTTAGCAGACCTATACCAACAAGAGTTAAAACTTTTAAAAGAATCATCACAGGTTTTTAGTAAAGAATACCCTGCAATTACAGAAAGTTTAAATAGAGATATAGTTGACCCCGATGTTGATATGATCTTACAGGGTGTTTCCTATTTAACGGCGCAATTTAAAAAAGAGTTAGACGATCAGTTTCCGGTTGCACTGCAGGCCCTATCACAAGTATTAACACCCACCTTAATGCAGCCTATTCCGGCAGTCAGCATTCTATCATTAACGCCTAAAGCAAATTTAATCTCACCTTTAATGGTTAAAAAAGGGACTGGATTTGATTCTTCTCCTGCAAAACTCGATGAAGAGGGCCATGAACGGATAGCTTGCCGATTCAGCAGCGCTTGGGAGGTTGAAGTGTTGCCGGTGCGTGTTGCAACGTTAGTGATGCAGCAGGTTGAAAAAACAATTAACCAGGTACAACAGAAAGTGGTTGAACTCAATGTGGGGTTTACATCAGAAAAAAATGATCTCGCTAATTATAGCTTTGATAAACTGCGTTTTTATATTAATCAACCAGCAAGTGATGCTTGTATTTGGTTACAGATGTTTGCTCAAAAATTGCAGTCAATTAAAGTGACAAGCTCCGCTGGTGTTGCTGATATTTCAGTAAAAAATTTACAATTAACAGGCTATGGCGCAGAGCATAATATTTTTGATGCCGGCAATTCATCAAATCAGCATAGTCTTTTGCAGGAGTATTATACTGTTCCTGAAAAATTACAGTTTTTTGAAATTAACCTGCAGCAGTGGCAGCAGCGTAGTGGTGATCAATTTTCAATTGTTTTTGAATTTACCTCTCCTACCTGGAGCCTGCCTGAATTTAAAACCGATCACCTAAAACTATACTGTACACCGGTGATTAATGAATTTGAGCACTTTGCTGAGCCAATGGCGATGAATGGTATTCAACTTGAATTTCCATTAACCGCTCAACAGCGTAATTTATCGACTGAATTCGTTTTGCCTATTGTTGATGTTCTGACGGTTGAAAGTATCAAGCGAGAACGGGAAAAAAATAACCGTTATCAGAATATTATAATCCCCAGCAATACGAACAGTAAAACCGGTGGTTTTTATTATTTTAGAAAGCATGGCGTGCATGACGGGGACGTAGCAAATTGGTTAGCTCTGGAGTTTGAAGCCGGATCAAGACCTGAAAGTCGAGAAGTGTTACGTGTCAAAGTCAAATGTTGCCATGGTGAGCTTGCTGCTAAATTGCCTCCTAACGAGATTAATGTGCCAACCAGCAGTAGCCCTGAATTAGTTTCTTTTACTAACCTGACAACCAGCAGTGATTATCTGCCGGCGCAGATTATTTCCAATGAAGCTTGGCAGGTGGTATCAGATCAGGCATTAAGTTTACAAAATATAGAAAAAGCGGATCAGCTTAAGCAACTTCTGCGTCATCACCTTCCTGCGCAACTTAAAAACACCGCAAAATATAAAACCCTGGCGCATCGAATTGCTGCGATTAATGATATTAAAATAACCGCGAAAGATCATTTTGAAAAGGGATTATTGGTTCGAGGAGTGGAGTATTCAGTTCATATAAACAGTGATCATTTTATTAACCAGGGGGAAATATTTTTATTTTCAGCCTTGCTGAATCAGTTATTGGCATTACAAGTGCCCATTAATAGTTTCAGTCAATTAATTGTGACTGAATCCCGTACCGAGGAATCTCAACGCTGGGCAATTAATTTTGGCGGTATCGCTAAATGATCGAACAAGAGTTACTCCGCAATGCGACTCAATACAGTTTTATTGAAGTCTATAAGCTCTTATGCGAACTGGCGTTAAGCAATAAACTTAATCCGCTGCATGCTATACGCATCAGGCCGGTTTTAGGCTTACAACATGCGCGTACTCAAGTCGTTTCTGTGACTAAACAGGATCAACCGTCTTTATATTATCTGAACGTTAATCTACCTGGCCTTTACGGTAACGGCTCCCCCTTACCCAAGTTTTTTACCGAAGAGTTGATCCAGGCATCGCATAAAGACCAAAACCAAACCCGACTGTTTTTAGATATTATTCATCAGCGTCTTTATCAACTATTGTATGCGGCAAACACTCAGCAATCTCCGCATTATCTGGATCAAGGGCGTAAAAACGTTTATCAATTTATGCTTGCCATGATTGGGTTTAAAGAGGCATCCTGGTTAAAAGACTTCCCTGATCAAGCCTTTATTTTAAGAAATATTAATATTATTCGTCATCAAAAAAGCACCGTTGTTGGGCTGCAAAAGCTGCTGCAGAACCTATTTAAAAAAGCGCAGGTAAGCATTGAGCAGTGTGTTAACCGGGACGTCAGTATAGCAGAAGGGCAAAAACTGGCGTTAAACCAACAGGCGAATCAAATCAGTTTCAGTGCGGTGCTCGGCGGAAAAATGCAGGATATTCAATCTAAAATTATTGTCTCTATCTCCCCCCTGAGTGCGAAAGAATATAAACAATGGTGCTTAACACCTGAGTATTGGGATGCATTACAAAATATGATCAAGTATTTTATTGGCCAACCTTTGTTGGTGGACTTACAGATAGATGTGGTAGCCGATACTAAATTTAACCTAAGCTTAGTACCAGAAAATGAATTTTCTTTAGGCCGCAATGCCTGGTTAAAAAGCAGTAATACCAAGCAGCATATAACGGCTTCAATAAAACTCCTATAACAGTATTAAACTGTTTACTCAATAAAGGACCTCTGTGTATGAGCCAATATCATTTCAAATTCATCTATCAGGAAAATGGTTCGCAAAATAATGAGTTAACATTATTGAAATTTTCCGGGCAGGAAGGTATCTCCCAATTATTTAATTTTGAATTGGAGCTTAAATCCACCGATCTTAATTTAGATGAAGATAGCCTGTTAAACAAATCCTGCAGCATCGAAATTTATGATGGCAAGCAAGCTAAACCTATTCGTATTATCCATGGTTTAGTCAATAAATTTGAAGATATTAACTACCTGCCTGACTGCACCTTATACCGCGCTAATATTGTACCTAGAATCTGGCAGCTCGGATTGTTTGAAACCAATGAAGTATATTTAAACGAAACAATTGAGCGAACACTCAGCGCCATATTAGAGGAAGCTGGCTTTATTGAAGGGCAAGACTTCCGTTTTGAACTGAACCGCACTTACCGTAAATGGCCCTTCAGGCTGCAATATAACGAAACCCATTTAGATTATCTGCAGCGCATTATCGAGCGTGAGGGAATTTATTATTATTTCGAACAAAACGATAATGCCGAGGTGATTGTCTTTTGTGATAATAACCAGGCGTTGCCATCAATCGTCCAGCCCGACCAAAGCAAAAAAATTGTGTTTCAGGCCAATAGCGCTATTAATGTCGAAAGCAAGGCTTGCACAGTGACCAATATTATCTGTAAGCGCCAGACGCTGCCAAAAAAAGTGACATTACGTGATTTTAATGATGAGACCCCCTCCTTAGATATTCGTGGTGAATATATTATTGATAAGACTGGTATGGGGGAAATTAACCTCTACGGGCTAAATATAACCTCACCCGAAGAAGGTCAGCAATTGGCGGAAATACACGCTAATGCCTATTTAAGCCGTCAAAAATCCTATATTGGTGAAGGTGATGCGGCCACTATGGTCATAGGTCATACTTTTAAGCTTGCCAAACATCCCAGAGATAAGTTTAACCAGTTAACCTACTTATTAGAAAGTATTGATCATGAAGGTGCTAATTTAAATCAATATCAGGAATTGGACTTAAATACCGATGCCGTAGTGAACTACAGCAACAGCTTTACCGCGCTTTCAACTGAGCATCCATTTGCCCCGAAAAGACAAACGCTCGCCCCTGAAATTAACGGTACGCTGAATGCGGTTATCGATGCTGAAGCGGATTCCGGCTATGCGGAGCTCGATGAATTTGGCCGTTACAAAGTCAAACTGCCCTTTGACAGAAAAGATCGCAATGGCGGCAAGGCTTCTCATTGGGTACGTATGATGCAGCCCTATGGCGGCGCAAA is a window from the Psychromonas ingrahamii 37 genome containing:
- the tssF gene encoding type VI secretion system baseplate subunit TssF; the protein is MDLADLYQQELKLLKESSQVFSKEYPAITESLNRDIVDPDVDMILQGVSYLTAQFKKELDDQFPVALQALSQVLTPTLMQPIPAVSILSLTPKANLISPLMVKKGTGFDSSPAKLDEEGHERIACRFSSAWEVEVLPVRVATLVMQQVEKTINQVQQKVVELNVGFTSEKNDLANYSFDKLRFYINQPASDACIWLQMFAQKLQSIKVTSSAGVADISVKNLQLTGYGAEHNIFDAGNSSNQHSLLQEYYTVPEKLQFFEINLQQWQQRSGDQFSIVFEFTSPTWSLPEFKTDHLKLYCTPVINEFEHFAEPMAMNGIQLEFPLTAQQRNLSTEFVLPIVDVLTVESIKREREKNNRYQNIIIPSNTNSKTGGFYYFRKHGVHDGDVANWLALEFEAGSRPESREVLRVKVKCCHGELAAKLPPNEINVPTSSSPELVSFTNLTTSSDYLPAQIISNEAWQVVSDQALSLQNIEKADQLKQLLRHHLPAQLKNTAKYKTLAHRIAAINDIKITAKDHFEKGLLVRGVEYSVHINSDHFINQGEIFLFSALLNQLLALQVPINSFSQLIVTESRTEESQRWAINFGGIAK
- a CDS encoding GPW/gp25 family protein translates to MLRLSEKLNLLTVKNESAKQLESLNIATSMRNYLQKILNTRQGSVLIAPDMGMPKIDLSEGIVEQVDKQNVLNMIKILLEKYDPRIESLHTELKENHNITVILSFQLLVTTRSKHVVTLFGKLQSDSTFELELQ
- the tssG gene encoding type VI secretion system baseplate subunit TssG is translated as MIEQELLRNATQYSFIEVYKLLCELALSNKLNPLHAIRIRPVLGLQHARTQVVSVTKQDQPSLYYLNVNLPGLYGNGSPLPKFFTEELIQASHKDQNQTRLFLDIIHQRLYQLLYAANTQQSPHYLDQGRKNVYQFMLAMIGFKEASWLKDFPDQAFILRNINIIRHQKSTVVGLQKLLQNLFKKAQVSIEQCVNRDVSIAEGQKLALNQQANQISFSAVLGGKMQDIQSKIIVSISPLSAKEYKQWCLTPEYWDALQNMIKYFIGQPLLVDLQIDVVADTKFNLSLVPENEFSLGRNAWLKSSNTKQHITASIKLL
- the tssD gene encoding type VI secretion system tube protein TssD produces the protein MEFSGYMKIEGDIQGVIEGSSIRKNRETSIDLFSFKHEIKLPTNVQSGMGNGPVIHQPIVLLKEVDKSTPKLYRALVEKERLNTVEFEWFRYTAQGEELVYYRIELINAHIISISPWTPALEKAESEYLRFMENVTLAYEGITWSWGPDGDVTYQTNWRGEQ